The following are from one region of the Macaca thibetana thibetana isolate TM-01 chromosome 2, ASM2454274v1, whole genome shotgun sequence genome:
- the ABHD14A gene encoding protein ABHD14A produces the protein MVGALCGCWFRLGGARPLIPFGPTVVQTSMSRSQVALLGLGLLLIFLLYVGLPGPPEQNSWFWGDPNVTVLAGLTPGNSPIFYREVLPLNPAHRVEVVLLHGKAFNSHTWEQLGTLQLLSQRGYRAVALDLPGFGNSAPSKEASTEAGRAALLERALQDLEVQNAVLVSPSLSGHYALPFLMRGHHQLHGFVPIAPTSTQNYTQEQFWAVKTPTLILYGELDHILARESLRQLRHLPNHSVVKLRNAGHACYLHKPQDFHLVLLAFLDHLP, from the exons ATGGTCGGGGCGCTGTGCGGCTGCTGGTTCCGCCTGGGCGGGGCCCGCCCGCTCATCCCGTTCGGCCCG aCTGTGGTACAGACCTCCATGAGCCGGTCCCAGGTAGCCCTGCTGGGCCTGGGTCTGCTGCTCATTTTCCTACTGTATGTGGGGCTGCCAGGCCCCCCAGAGCAGAATTCCTGGTTCTGGGGAGACCCCAATGTCACTGTCCTGGCTGGTCTTACTCCTGGCAACTCCCCCATCTTTTACCGCGAGGTGCTCCCACTCAACCCGGCCCACAG GGTGGAGGTGGTGCTGCTTCATGGAAAGGCCTTTAACTCTCACACGTGGGAGCAGCTGGGCACACTGCAGCTACTGTCACAGAGGGGCTACCGGGCCGTGGCCCTTGACCTTCCAG GTTTTGGGAACTCGGCACCTTCAAAGGAGGCAAGCACAGAGGCAGGGCGGGCAGCATTGCTGGAGCGGGCGCTGCAGGACCTGGAGGTACAGAATGCCGTGTTGGTGAGCCCCTCGCTGAGTGGCCACTATGCCCTGCCCTTCCTGATGCGAGGCCACCACCAGCTACATGGATTCGTGCCCATTGCACCCACCTCCACCCAGAACTACACCCAGGAACAATTCTGGGCTGTGAAG ACTCCAACCCTTATCCTGTATGGAGAGCTGGACCACATCCTGGCTCGAGAGTCACTGCGGCAGCTCCGCCACCTGCCCAACCACTCTGTGGTGAAGCTACGCAACGCGGGCCATGCCTGCTACCTCCACAAGCCGCAAGACTTCCACCTTGTCCTGCTTGCCTTCCTTGACCATCTACCTTGA